The Alistipes megaguti sequence CTTTTGATCAACAAGGTAATGCTGCTGAGTGGATTGAAAATGCAACAGAAAGTGGAGAATGGAAACTTGCTCTAGGTGGCAGTCTTATTCGTCCGAAGGAATATGCATATTGTGGAGCATTGGAAGGGGATGATCCGAATAAAGCGATTAGCACATTTGGATTTCGGATCTGCAAGACCATGAATAATTGTGATTCTGGAGTAATAATAAAAACTGATACGCCATCTAAGATTATGGGAAGACCGGTAACCCCCCCCGTCTCCAAAATCATGATTCCGATAAAACTATGGATAACCAAGGAACTATATATGTTCGTATTACTGATCCCAATAATCAGGGAGATCCGATCAATCGATATAAGGGATCTGTCCCTTATGAATATGATATAGCTCGTACAGAATTGTCCAATGCTCAATATTGCGCATTTTTGAATGCTGTAGCATCAATTGCCGATCCATATCATCTTTTTAATGAAAATATGGAGACTGGGGTCTGTGGTGGAATAGCTCGTATTAAAGACTCTGTAGGAGTTCGCTACGTTCCTAAGCCGGGATGGGAAAATAAACCGATTGTGTATATTTCATTTTATGACCTCGCACGTTATGCAAATTGGATGCATTATGGATGCCCCAATAAGGGTATTTCAGAAATAGGAACAACTGAAGGTACCGATAGTCAGGGAGCATATGACACACGAGATTTTGAAATTGTTCGTGAAGGAATAAAAGCGCCATATAAGAATTTTGGCATGCGTAACGTTGGCGCACAATTCTGGATTCCGAATGAAGATGAGTGGTTTAAAGCTGCATACTATGATCCTTCATTAATTGGGACTCGAAAATATTATAATTATCCAACTCGTACTAATGATGCTCCAGGACAAGATAAGGCGAATTATGTTGTTGACGATGATTTAGCCATAGGCGAGCCATATTTTGTTACGGATGTTGATTCGTATGGGAATGCAGCTTCTTATTATGGTACAGTTCAGCAAGGAGGAAATGTTTGGGAATGG is a genomic window containing:
- a CDS encoding SUMF1/EgtB/PvdO family nonheme iron enzyme — encoded protein: MDNQGTIYVRITDPNNQGDPINRYKGSVPYEYDIARTELSNAQYCAFLNAVASIADPYHLFNENMETGVCGGIARIKDSVGVRYVPKPGWENKPIVYISFYDLARYANWMHYGCPNKGISEIGTTEGTDSQGAYDTRDFEIVREGIKAPYKNFGMRNVGAQFWIPNEDEWFKAAYYDPSLIGTRKYYNYPTRTNDAPGQDKANYVVDDDLAIGEPYFVTDVDSYGNAASYYGTVQQGGNVWEWIESWQYGQIGNRGLKGGSWSYTAFGLNACNTDPGGINDRSYVFGGRLCRSVDESGWYPASKPFSQSLYEFVMLLSPKKIIFMLFFLVGMGGVLMCLVIGMFCRHLWEKH